Sequence from the Ziziphus jujuba cultivar Dongzao chromosome 9, ASM3175591v1 genome:
ATCAGCCATCAAATAGAGTGTTCCACcttgagtatttttttttttttttttttttttttccttcgtcTATGCCTTACCTCATTCTTGAAGGTATTTCAGCGTATTAGAAATTGACTTtcctatataaattaaatttctcaGGTGGATTCCTGATGGGCAGCTATGCCCTACAGTGCCAAATAGATCCAATTACATACACTGGATTGAAGATCTTCTCTTGTCTGAAATCATCCCAAAGACTAATGCAAGTGGAGATAATGTAAGGGGTTTTGATATAGGAACTGGGGCTAACTGCATATACCCTCTTCTTGGTGCTTCTCTACTGGGATGGAGTTTTGTTGGGTCAGGTAGCTtcttatttttaagatttaataatttcaaattgtgGTACTTTCTGTTATGTCTCGAAACATGATAGTATTTCACTTTCGGTGAACTTTTTTTTCCAGACATTACCGATGTAGCATTAGAGTGGGCAGAAAGAAATGTGAAGGATAATCCACACATTTCAGAATTAATTGAAATTAGAAAAGTTGAAAGGGGCAATGATACCCTTTCAGTGGAAAATTCGCATGATGGAAAATCTCATTGTTGTGAAAGCAAACTAGATTTGACTGAGAATGTAGGTATTGAAGGCAAACCTTTCTCCTCTTCATATGATCTTCGTGCTGGTGTCAACAAGAGTTATTATGGACCACCTGTCCTTCTTGGTGTGGTAAAGGATGGTGAAAAGTTTGATTTCTGCATGTGTAATCCTCCATTTTTTGAGACCATAGAGGAAGCAGGACTAAATCCCAAAACTTCATGCGGTGGGACCCCAGAAGAGATGGTTTGTCCTGGTGGAGAAATGGCTTTTATCACTCGTATTATTGAAGATAGCTCCATATTGAAGCATACTTTTCGGTATTATGTAATTTCTTAAAGCATTTTCTTCACATTAATCTCTTCTTTCTCACTGTACTCTTCTTAGAATTatgcttttatattttagtCACTGTTTGCAGATGGTACACTACAATGCTCGGTAGAAAATTGAACCTTAAATTCCTAATATCAAAGCTATGGGAGGTGGGAGTTACCATTGTTAAAACAACTGAATTTGTCCAAGGTCAAACATGTCGTTGGGGGCTGGCTTGGTCTTTTGTGCCACCTGCCAGGAAGATAATCTCACCTCATGTTGCTGAGAAGAATAACCTTTCTTTCATGCTTGAGGTCTGGAtgtcttattttattatgccctactaaatgtttatttatttattctaatgTTTGTATTCTGTGCTTGAGGAGAAGGAGCCTCTTAATTAGGATGGGTGCGGTATCCAACTGAATTTAATATAAGTACAAGAAATCCTGGTCCCTCCACATGCAGAAGTTTTTCATGTTACCTGGCTAATTGGATTATTTAATACCCTTAGCTCTTTTTCCAAATCAGACCTTtactcctttttcttcttttgtcttttttcttccgaattctttgttttttctctgGTTAAAAAAATTACCCTTTTTTCTTCTATTGTCTTTTTTCTTCGGAattctttactttttctttgGTTAAAAAATGGCTTTTGAGATATTATGTCCAGCACCTCTGCCTGTTACAAGGCATGGGATTTCATGACTGATGCGATAGTTGAATAAACAAAATTCTTTACTCTTAACCCATTTCATGCTGCCACATCAGTTGTGAAGTCTCACATCTAGTGACAGCGAGCATTTTCCTTTAGTCTTTACTTGCTTGTGTCAGCATACCTGCATGCATTGACTTCTACAAAGTTGTTCTACTCTCTATTAGAAAGAAGAATGGGATTATAAATTCTAATTGCAGGTTATGAATCATGTGTTTTTCTGAATCCTAGTGGCCTAATAGATAGATAGGGATGATCATTTTTCATTGTAGGTTGTTGAGTGGCCATCAATTCCAAAAACTTAAAGCAGATAGGAAGGGGATTGAAACATATATTAAGCCAATACAATATCTATTTAGGTTTTGAGTCtggtttttaatgtttttattttaaagtaaacCATGTTATACACAATTTTTAACCATAAAAGCTATGTGCTGAAAAAGAATTTGTCCTAATTCAAGCAAAATTAGATGTAGTAATGTTATGAGTTATTCCTATACTACAAGCAATTACATGATTTATCAGCATACGGTACCCCAAAATTTTGACACCTCTAAACTTCACTAAATAATTTAATCTTTGAATCATCATGCACTACTAATCTCTGCTTCTAATATGAAATCTCATGGTGCAAATTAATCTACTTCACAGGGTATTGAACGCCAATACAGTGCCATAAATGTATTGGAATCTATCAAGTCTTTCTTCTGCACCAGTGGAGCATCATGTAACCTGAATACCTCCTTGTTTACCGTCGATGTATGATTTCTTTAGCTGTTAATATTATCATTGTGTATAGCTTATGGGAAAATGGCTCTGTGATCACATATGGCATAATGTTTAACAGATCACTGCTTCAAACGATCACTATAAGGCAATCCTAAAGAGTGAGGAACCACATTGTGATAGAGCTGCTAGCTGTGAAGATGTGCAAGATACATCCATAACTTCAAGCTGCTTGAACCTGCCCAAGGATAAGCTGTGTTTTCGAATCTCGGTATATGCTTATTTCATTGGTTTTAATGAATGAGATGACTTCTGCTGTTAATTTGTACTTGATTGTGCTACTGCTTCTTTCCTTAGGTCTTTCAGCAAACGCCTGGCACACTTCTGGTTAGAGGCTCACTAAAACAAGCAGATAGTAAAATTTCAGGTTTTTCTCgcatttttcagtttttattattttcaagttATTCATATTACTGCAGTATGCTGGCTCTTCTACACATGCATATTAAAGCTACCAAAATGCATCAAATGCTTTTATATATTCATAAGTTGTGATGGCATAAGTTTCTTTCGTTTTCACGTTGGAGACTGGTAATATGGTGAGTTGCTAGTGGAAATATTGTTGGATCTCTCCCTTGTACATGTTGACTGGATTCTAGTGGTGAAAACAATTGATTGTTGTATCTCCTTATGGCAAAGTTTCATTACCTGGATTTTCTATGCTGAATTATTTCTGCATGATATTGAcctatgatttttcttttacattttagtTACTTTTTCTCTACCAAATTGTGTTCTATTTTACCACCAAAAATTGGCTCcctcttttttcctttgttttttcttgtttttgtttgttttttgtgatggggaaaaagttctttttttttttttttttttttttttttttttttaggagtaGGAGTCGAGGATTGGTTTAAGTTATCTAAATTTGCATATTATAAGAACATAATTCAGTATCTCTCACAACATAGATTATCACTAGTTCCGAAACTATTTCCTCCTTTTATATGCATGTTACATTTTTAGCTGTCtgtcatatttttttaacatgtttGCAATATTACAGGAGCATTCTCATTGATATTGAAGCGGTTAGAGGAAGTTTTGAGACATAAATTTTGTAGAGAAAAGACCACTGTATATCCTTCCTAGTTTACCAGCAACGGAGGACCAAAAAGGAAGTAAagagaaatagaaagaaaagtaaACCAGCATTGGATTTGTTAGTTTGCCTTTCAGTGCATATATAGGGACAGCATGCCAAGGGGCTTTGCCGTCAAAATGTTAGATCACAAAATGTTAGATACTGGGCAGTAGTAGATGCTGtttgtaatttaatttctttgtgtATTCATAATATGATCAGTTTACAATCATCTTTGGCTTGTTGATCTTACTGATTTTGCTCTTATCCActttgaaaattatgaatttattcTCATTTCATCATTCCATTTTTCGACATTGAAGCTGTATTTAACACGTTTTCAAAGAAGCATAATcctgtacattttttttttttccgacctTTCAGTTTCAGCTTGTTATTCAGTGACGTTACCTTAACCATTTAATATGTTAATGGTGCCACGACTATTTTGCACATGATTAAACAATGTAGGCACACAATATTTAATGCTTTGAACTGTAAATTTCCACTTGTCAAAAAAGCATGACAAATTTCTGATGGAAATCAGAAACTGGtgaagatttttttattattaaggcGAGACACACAACATTAGAAAGTTGGAATTTCACCATCAAATTCTCCTTTGATATATTAGTCTAACAGGATATGATTGTTTCAAGTCAACTTTAAAGGATGAGGAGACATATATAATAAAGGTATTTACTCTCTTATCGGATTGATCTGATACAATAAAATCGAAGTGTCTtatcccttatatatatatatatatagatacacatTTTATTCTGCTGGATATTGTTATCCTGTTTATGTTGGGCGTCTGATGCATCACACTGATTACTACATGTAATCCGTGTGAAGTATGGTACAGATTATATGTAATGAGACGCTAAACATCTAACATTAGCTGGTGGAAACACTGTCTAACAGAAGGGGACTATGTATATTAGTTTTCCTACTAAGGTCTTTCCTTCCTTTTAGTGACCCGTTTATCAATGAAGGCTATTAAAGCAGGTGAGCATTTCTAGACAGAGTGGTTAAGCTTGTGAGCCAAATTGGTGAAATGTATGCAAAGCCAGTTGGAGGGTTGCTTTTGGCACATTCATTCAGGGTCCAAAATGGTTGGCTTTTTGGCTTTGCCAAAGGTTTTCTAGTTGGTGTGCGGTGTGCCATCCTATCCATCAAGGGGTGTGAGTTGGAAAAAACATTCAATATCGCTTTCTGCACATCCTTTTCTATGGACAAGAAATTctgtttgtttattaattaaacatCCATGTCTTtaattaatcctttttttttgtcgTTCTCTTCTTCTTTCCCCTGCCGACGAAAGTATCTGAAAATTCAAAGTTTCCagtaatttccatttttttttttcttcagctAGTGCTTCTCAAAAACAGCGTCAGAGTAGCTTcctttgagggaaaaaaaaataaaaaaatgttagaaGTGGATCAGAAAATTTTGCTAATCAAACTCCAAAACATAgattttatacaaaaacaaGCAATTTACAATCCTTCATACATCACATTACAAACAATAAACGTACAAACGAACGAATCGGAAACCAGACACCATAATCTGACTCATATGCAGAAATTTGTCACAAAGACGAGAGAAACAGACTGAATTATGCAGTGGGAAAATGATCTATTGAAACAAGGACAAAATGTGAAAAAAACTGCACAGAACGAAAAACACAATCATGCTTTCCCTTCAACCCTTGCATAAGTGAGTCCAACACACGCATCAACAAAATCCTCATCAATAAAGTCTGTGGATAATATCTGCAGCCTATCAGCACAGCCTTTAGAGAAACACTGAGTTATGAACAATCTTGCATATCCATGAATACGATTTGTCACAGGTTTAACACACAGTACTGGGTTATCAGCCTGTGGTGTCACTGTATTCTCTACCCTGTAAAAGAATTTCCTTGATGAAACTGCAGCTTGCTCGCTCAAATGCTTCAGATTGCTATCGAATTTCGTCGATGGCAAATCTGTATCGATCCAATTGTCTTTCAAATGCCCTGAACCCCATAAGGGTCCCCCTGCTTTAGGCTGAGGAGACTTCCTCGGTTTCCATATGCATATAACTCTCTTTGGCAACAATTCAGCAATTGTCTTCCCAAAGACATGATCATCCTGGTGGATGAGGAACTCCCCGAGTCGTTCTTCCAAATACTTGTCGAAATCCGGAGGGTCTTCGTGCCCGAATTCAGTTCGAATCTCGAGGATTATGATCTCTGATTGTGTTTCTGACAAGAACTTCTTGACATCATTGATGACAACGTCAACGCTGTATGTAAGAAGGATTCCATGGCAGACACGACGATCCTCCTGAATTCTTATGTCAAGGACCCTGGCGCCCCTGACCAGCTGTTGGTAGATGGACAAAGATTGGCATTGAGCAAATGGCCTGGTTATGCATGGAAAACCAATCTTATTGGTTGCAGAATCATGGGTTCCTGGCCATACAATCTTGTTGATATGAACTTTTTCTGGGTTCAGACCAGCCATCCAATTCTTTCTGTCTGAAGGCCTGTACTCAGAACCAGGGAAATCTTGACCACAGCTTCCTTTTAGATCACAAAGAGTCTTCTTCTCTGTTGAGATGCACTTTCTTCGGTCCCGCTGCTTAGAAATCTGAGAACCCATATTTATGATATCAAAATGAagaggaaggaagaagaagaattcagagtttcttcctcttcttcttcctttctttctggTTCTGGTTGCAGGAGGAGGTCTTGTAGGCTTTGTTAAGATACAGATCAAACTGATGGGTTTTAATATAAAGCATTGTAAACGTCATAAGGATTTTATTATGTTGTTGGTCTTGTTGAATTATGTAACAAAAACTCAAtagattaattttcttttgtattgATTTTTTGTCTCAATTATCTTGAAGATATTGGTTTGCAATCGGACGAGCTGATTTGTCTTTGTTTTTGTGGgccattttttttgaattattggTGGAGAGTTATAATCGATGTATCAGtttctcttttaaaaaataaataaataaataatggaaaattAGTGCTTCTCTTTGATTGGACCACCTGTGGCGAACGATATTTTCCTTGGGTTGGTCCAGTTGTTTGGCTATCCAAACATTTCTGACGTTGTTGGTTTtgatatatgctttttttttttttttggaaataaattttttaataaatttatttatttttagaaaagaaaattaagcaaAAATTTGCCATATGTCAGCAGAAActgtgttgatttttttttttggatgaatgaAACAATGTGTTAATTACAGCTTGTTTTGCAATCCCAGTGCGCCAATTCAAATTGGTGGTTCaaccattaaaataattataaaccaaCAGATGCCataattgaaggaaattaaCACAATTATTGCTATATAGTTCTTTGATACCATTGTTCAGGAAAAGATGCTCCTATTTTAAGGACAAAGGTTTGGTTCATCAATCATCTTATTATAATCATTAGGTCTAAAGAGCGAAGCCATCACAACCATCCAACTGAGATAGCAATCTAGTATGAAAACCaataaacaaaggaaaaaataaaaaaaaataattttctacctATTTTGTGGTTGATTCAAGACCTTGAAAATCCAAGGGAATGAGCTGGAAGATCAttgaagcaaaaataaattggtCCAGGTCCACCGACGATAATATCTACTAACTCATCAATTAGATGAGCTACAAAATTGTTGTGAGCTTCACGTTTATATGTTTAGCGGGCCTACCATGTGCAATTAATCTCATTTAAAAGCCGATAAGCTCAATGATTCACGGTAGTGATTGGGTCCAAAAGAGAGTAGATAGCAaacttataagaaaaaaaagatagaagGTTAAATAAAGAGATCTTCACCAAAAAAGTTTAGGGAGATGATGGAGACTTCCATTAGAGATTATCAGGTAAAATTCACCTGTTTGACATGGTAGCATGTCAGATTTATTCATTTGTTGTTGTCttggtttttctttataataCTTTAGAATATaaccataaattaaaattatagcgTCCAGTGAATctaaaaaggagaagaagaagaagaagaataaagttTTGTTCTCTGTCATTCGGATGCAAAACATGTGCTCCACCTCTTTACAAGTTGTTTCCTTATCCAAAATGTTTTGTAGCCTCTGGTCAATTCGGAGCAGTCTATTTACATGTCAGTCTCATGGATTTTGTGCACATCATCTGGTCCCCTCCTCAAGCTTTCCCTATCTTTCCCTATTCAAATTCTGAGATATGAGTGTTTGAAGCCTAGCAATTTAGTATGTTTGTATGGTTGGAAATCATTCGCGTTTTACTAATGGGTTTTTTAACCCTGCAGGGGAGTGATTGAaagtttagggtttagggttcaGTGATTGAAACAAAAATCTCCAGTGTAGTAGAAGTGTAGTAAAGGTGTACCGCTTGTCTGAGTTTGAGACCTAATCTTAGTAATACAGACAAACATTAACCAATACATCTCGCCAACAAAAGTCACAGAAATACAGGACAGGAAGGAATGGTATACTTCAGAACAATTACACAAAAGGATGCAAAATATCTTCCATTGCTTCAGCTTCTTCAATCTTTTCAATGAAATGTCATGAATGAATGGTTGTGCTTTTGAAGAGACCAATTCTACAATCTGAACATAATAGTTAAAAGAATGAAAACGTTACAAGAAATCGACTTGAAATATTGTTCTCTTATCCTCTCTAGCTGCTAATTTCGAGAGGATACATTTCAGCAAGACATTTACCTCTCGTTGTTTAGGAATGAAGCATCAACTTCTATCTGGTCAGCTAACTGTTCCAAAACTGAGTATATTACTTCTTTTAGAGGGTGCAGCCTATCCGACACAGTGAATGCATgcactttattatcaatttctatCCAACTAATAGCTCGCTCTTTTCTTACATGTCTCTTGTCCATAACATGTCTGACTTCCTCTACCAATTCCCATCTCCCAAGAGCAGCATATATACTTGACAGTAACACATATGCAGCAGAAGATTGGGGATCCAACTTGATAAGGTGTTCAGCTACTTTTCTTCCTAGATCAATATTTCCTTGAAGTCTACAAACACCAAGTATGGCATTCCAAACTTGATCACCAGGTTCAAATGGCATCTTCTCAAGCTGGTCCATTAATTCATTGAAACATCCAGCTCGACCCAAGAGATCAATTAAGCAAGCGTAATGCTCTTGATCAGGAACGATGTGATGTTCTGTAGCCATGGATTTGAAAATCCCAAGTCCTTCATGCACTAGACCAGAATGACTACATGCATTGAGAATTACCACAAAGGTGACCCTATCCGGCTTCACTCCTGATCTGACCATGTCATCAAACATCTGCATTGCCTCTTCACCAAGACCATGCTGAGCTAAGGCAGATATCATTGTGTTCCACAAAACAACATCTTGCTTATTACCCAAAAGATTGAAAACCAAACATCCAGCCCTCAAATTCCCACACTTTGTATACATATCGATGAGAGAGCTCACAACTATTGTGTTGGGTCTGAAATTAGTACGTATCAAAAAGGCATGTATTGATTTGCCATGCTTAAGTGAAGCTATACTGGCACAAGCACAAAGGCAACTGCTAAACGTAAATTGATCAGGTATTATCCGAAACATTACCATTTTGGAGAACAATGTCAGAGCTTCATGCCCCAAACCATTTCTAGCATAGCCAGCAATAAGAGCTGTCCAGGAGACTGGATTCTTCTCTGGCATCTTGTCAAACAACTCACTAGCTGATTTCATATCCCCCCATTTGGCATATCCTGAAACCAGAGTGGTCCAAGCAAGAACATCCCTCACCTTCATCTCATCAAACAATCTCCTTGCATATTCCATCTCACCACACTTAGCGTAAGAGTCGACAACAGAACTCGAAAGCACCACGTTAGACAAAAAACCAGCAACCAAAACCTGTCCGTGAACCTGCCTAGTAAGCCCCAATTCCTTCAACTTCACACA
This genomic interval carries:
- the LOC107427591 gene encoding uncharacterized protein LOC107427591; amino-acid sequence: MGSQISKQRDRRKCISTEKKTLCDLKGSCGQDFPGSEYRPSDRKNWMAGLNPEKVHINKIVWPGTHDSATNKIGFPCITRPFAQCQSLSIYQQLVRGARVLDIRIQEDRRVCHGILLTYSVDVVINDVKKFLSETQSEIIILEIRTEFGHEDPPDFDKYLEERLGEFLIHQDDHVFGKTIAELLPKRVICIWKPRKSPQPKAGGPLWGSGHLKDNWIDTDLPSTKFDSNLKHLSEQAAVSSRKFFYRVENTVTPQADNPVLCVKPVTNRIHGYARLFITQCFSKGCADRLQILSTDFIDEDFVDACVGLTYARVEGKA
- the LOC107427559 gene encoding pentatricopeptide repeat-containing protein At2g21090 — encoded protein: MPPFSSSTPNLTSRFRSSNKPKKRNSTKAYCLVQPILDLLSQGHLSHALSSLELLVRKGIRLPSRTLAQLLRHCGNSRSLREGKWVHLHLKVTGLKHPSTFLANHLINMYFKCGDDVEARKVFDKMSIRNLYSWNNMLSGYAKMKRLKAARGLFDKMPERDVVSWNTMVIAYAQNGFADEALSFYRELRRLSIGYNEFSFAGVLTLCVKLKELGLTRQVHGQVLVAGFLSNVVLSSSVVDSYAKCGEMEYARRLFDEMKVRDVLAWTTLVSGYAKWGDMKSASELFDKMPEKNPVSWTALIAGYARNGLGHEALTLFSKMVMFRIIPDQFTFSSCLCACASIASLKHGKSIHAFLIRTNFRPNTIVVSSLIDMYTKCGNLRAGCLVFNLLGNKQDVVLWNTMISALAQHGLGEEAMQMFDDMVRSGVKPDRVTFVVILNACSHSGLVHEGLGIFKSMATEHHIVPDQEHYACLIDLLGRAGCFNELMDQLEKMPFEPGDQVWNAILGVCRLQGNIDLGRKVAEHLIKLDPQSSAAYVLLSSIYAALGRWELVEEVRHVMDKRHVRKERAISWIEIDNKVHAFTVSDRLHPLKEVIYSVLEQLADQIEVDASFLNNERL
- the LOC107427563 gene encoding uncharacterized protein LOC107427563, whose translation is MPSNNNRKRKKRERPTIHPKNKYSDNPPDFALLASLYPSFQPYVFYSRNGRPTIDWTDFNATRELTRVLLLHDHGLKWWIPDGQLCPTVPNRSNYIHWIEDLLLSEIIPKTNASGDNVRGFDIGTGANCIYPLLGASLLGWSFVGSDITDVALEWAERNVKDNPHISELIEIRKVERGNDTLSVENSHDGKSHCCESKLDLTENVGIEGKPFSSSYDLRAGVNKSYYGPPVLLGVVKDGEKFDFCMCNPPFFETIEEAGLNPKTSCGGTPEEMVCPGGEMAFITRIIEDSSILKHTFRWYTTMLGRKLNLKFLISKLWEVGVTIVKTTEFVQGQTCRWGLAWSFVPPARKIISPHVAEKNNLSFMLEGIERQYSAINVLESIKSFFCTSGASCNLNTSLFTVDITASNDHYKAILKSEEPHCDRAASCEDVQDTSITSSCLNLPKDKLCFRISVFQQTPGTLLVRGSLKQADSKISGAFSLILKRLEEVLRHKFCREKTTVYPS